In a single window of the Thiohalophilus sp. genome:
- the tusD gene encoding sulfurtransferase complex subunit TusD, whose product MKYVIQVNEGPYNHEASTSALNFVRAALDAGHEVFRVFFYHDGVNNGTRYTTPPQDDLNIVKTWSELASKHELDLVVCVAAAQRRGIVDEGEQSRNGKDGNNIAPGFRISGLGQLIEGCVQADRLMVFGD is encoded by the coding sequence ATGAAGTATGTTATTCAGGTTAACGAAGGCCCTTACAATCATGAAGCTTCCACATCGGCCCTGAACTTTGTCAGGGCCGCGCTGGATGCGGGTCATGAGGTCTTTCGTGTATTTTTCTATCATGATGGCGTAAATAACGGTACACGCTACACCACTCCACCGCAGGATGATCTGAACATCGTGAAGACCTGGTCTGAACTGGCCAGCAAACACGAACTGGATCTGGTGGTTTGTGTCGCAGCCGCTCAACGCCGCGGTATTGTTGATGAAGGCGAACAGAGTCGAAACGGTAAGGACGGCAATAACATTGCTCCCGGTTTTCGTATCTCTGGTCTGGGGCAGCTGATTGAAGGCTGTGTTCAGGCGGATCGTCTCATGGTATTTGGTGACTGA
- the dsrB gene encoding dissimilatory-type sulfite reductase subunit beta: MAYEDMRQPIESGCPDGFQYMHPVMRKNFGLWKFHEHPRPGVLRHVAHSGDEIWTVKAGTQRILDVYSLRKLTEIGEKYGDGYVRFTIRSNIEYMVSDESKVDPLITALTDAGFIVGGTGNSVAMMSHTQGWLHCDIPGTDASGVVKAMMDELVDEFQNCNMPNRVHMTTSCCQINCGGQGDIAINVQHTKPPRINHDLVANVCERPSVVARCPVAAIRPAMVNGKASLEVDEKKCICCGACFPPCPPMQINDPEHTKLAIWVGGNHSNARSKPTFQKLVASGIPNNPPRWPEATAIVKRILKEYKEGAKDWERVNDWIERIGWPRFFEVTGLPFTKYHIDNWRGARSSLNASTHIRF; the protein is encoded by the coding sequence ATGGCATACGAAGACATGCGTCAACCTATTGAATCTGGTTGCCCCGACGGCTTCCAGTACATGCATCCGGTAATGCGCAAAAACTTCGGCCTGTGGAAGTTCCACGAACACCCGCGCCCGGGTGTTCTGCGCCACGTCGCCCATAGTGGTGATGAAATCTGGACCGTCAAGGCCGGTACCCAGCGTATTCTGGACGTCTACTCACTGCGCAAGCTGACTGAAATCGGCGAAAAGTATGGTGACGGCTACGTGCGTTTCACCATCCGCAGTAACATCGAATACATGGTATCCGATGAATCCAAAGTTGACCCGTTGATCACCGCACTGACCGATGCCGGCTTCATCGTTGGTGGCACCGGTAACTCGGTAGCGATGATGTCGCATACCCAGGGCTGGTTGCACTGCGACATCCCGGGTACCGACGCCTCTGGCGTGGTCAAGGCGATGATGGATGAGCTGGTCGATGAGTTCCAGAACTGCAACATGCCCAACCGGGTGCATATGACTACGTCCTGCTGCCAGATCAACTGTGGCGGTCAAGGTGATATCGCGATCAACGTTCAGCACACCAAGCCGCCGCGCATCAACCACGACCTGGTTGCCAATGTATGCGAACGTCCCTCGGTTGTGGCCCGTTGCCCGGTTGCCGCGATTCGTCCGGCGATGGTTAACGGCAAGGCTTCTCTTGAAGTCGATGAGAAGAAGTGCATCTGCTGTGGTGCCTGCTTCCCGCCCTGCCCGCCGATGCAGATCAATGATCCGGAACACACCAAGCTGGCTATCTGGGTGGGTGGTAACCACTCCAACGCCCGTAGCAAGCCGACCTTCCAGAAACTGGTTGCCTCCGGTATTCCGAACAATCCGCCGCGTTGGCCTGAAGCAACTGCCATCGTCAAGCGCATTCTCAAGGAATACAAGGAAGGCGCGAAAGACTGGGAGCGTGTCAACGACTGGATCGAGCGTATCGGTTGGCCCCGTTTCTTTGAAGTGACCGGTCTGCCGTTCACCAAGTATCACATCGATAACTGGCGTGGTGCCCGCAGCAGTCTGAACGCTTCAACCCACATCCGCTTCTAA
- the dsrA gene encoding dissimilatory-type sulfite reductase subunit alpha, with the protein MAAKKMYDTPMLDELEKGPWPSFISGFKRLRDDHPDERINEMASSLLGQLEHSYETRKGYWKGGTVSVFGYGGGIIPRFSEVGDAFPASREFHTLRVQPPAGNYYTTDMLNQLGDSWEKHGSGLVTFHGQTGNIMFIGTTTKGTQHFFDEINEYGWDLGGAGPCVRTAMSCVGSARCEQSCANEHGIQRWLVNNFTDDVHRPALPYKFKFKVSGCPNDCVNAIERADFAVIGTWRDDMKVDQEEVKNFVKAKGREYVIDNVVTRCPTQALSLKDDDTLEVDNHNCVRCMHCLNVMNKALSPGDDRGITLLIGGKRTLKIGDLMGTVIVPFMKMESEEDYERLVEIAEETIDFFAENALEHERTGEMIERIGLVNFLEGVGIEVDPHMVNNPRQSSYVRTDGWDEEAEKWFARKTEEAAG; encoded by the coding sequence CCAGCTTTATTTCCGGCTTTAAGCGTCTGCGCGACGATCATCCCGACGAACGAATCAATGAAATGGCCAGCTCCCTGCTGGGACAGCTGGAGCACTCTTACGAAACCCGCAAGGGTTACTGGAAAGGCGGTACCGTTTCTGTATTCGGTTATGGCGGCGGCATCATCCCGCGCTTCTCCGAAGTTGGCGACGCATTCCCCGCTTCCCGCGAATTCCATACCCTGCGCGTTCAGCCGCCGGCAGGTAACTACTACACCACAGACATGCTGAACCAGCTCGGCGACAGCTGGGAAAAACACGGTTCAGGCCTGGTCACCTTCCACGGTCAGACCGGCAACATCATGTTCATCGGTACCACCACTAAGGGTACCCAGCACTTCTTCGACGAAATCAACGAATACGGCTGGGACCTCGGCGGTGCCGGTCCGTGCGTACGTACCGCCATGTCCTGTGTCGGTTCAGCCCGTTGCGAACAGTCCTGTGCCAACGAACACGGTATTCAGCGCTGGCTGGTCAACAACTTCACCGACGACGTGCATCGTCCGGCCCTGCCCTACAAGTTCAAGTTCAAGGTCTCGGGCTGCCCGAACGACTGCGTTAACGCCATCGAGCGTGCCGACTTCGCTGTTATCGGTACCTGGCGCGACGACATGAAAGTCGATCAGGAAGAAGTCAAGAACTTCGTCAAAGCTAAAGGCCGTGAATATGTGATCGACAACGTGGTAACCCGTTGCCCGACCCAGGCGCTGAGCCTGAAAGACGACGACACGCTGGAAGTGGACAACCACAACTGCGTACGTTGCATGCACTGCCTGAACGTCATGAACAAGGCACTGTCTCCCGGCGACGACCGCGGTATCACCCTGCTGATCGGCGGTAAGCGTACCCTGAAGATCGGTGACCTGATGGGTACCGTTATCGTTCCGTTCATGAAGATGGAAAGCGAAGAAGACTACGAACGTCTGGTCGAAATCGCCGAGGAAACCATCGACTTCTTTGCCGAGAACGCCCTGGAACATGAGCGTACCGGTGAAATGATCGAGCGTATCGGCCTGGTCAACTTCCTTGAAGGAGTTGGTATCGAGGTCGATCCGCACATGGTCAACAACCCGCGTCAGTCTTCTTATGTTCGTACTGACGGCTGGGACGAAGAAGCCGAGAAATGGTTTGCCCGCAAGACTGAAGAAGCAGCAGGCTAA